From one Caldithrix abyssi DSM 13497 genomic stretch:
- a CDS encoding tandem-95 repeat protein has translation MKRFTLFILLIGFVLPLRAQTSFFYYQYRNQQIELYPLKDQLAVEFKSSISRQQMKAILQKYLFRFEIDHPVWERNMPLVRLNQIIDQQQLLDLIQRLSADPQIVLATPIFRRAGSAVRQAVNRTFLARFHPDVTLEQIQRINQENGVEIVKPLLENTYLLRTVPEQKWNGLEAANFYTDLPEALYAQPNFIYLNWETLNYDVNDPLWPQQWAHKNTGQSVVTATKDNSLPAYVNGYPDADIDADQAWDVLMNHGLAAGGSPDILVAMLDSGVDLDHPDLADNLFSKGVDYTPDNGSDANDIQGHGTSTAGIVAAIGDNGLGVSGIAFRSKILPLKVFTVYGSADDAGYAEAMDYAWQHGADVISNSWSGSSPSQALEDAIQRAKTQGRNGKGCVVVFSSGNGGSGNVSYPAYLDNVIAVGASNMFDEKKNPGSQDYQRSWGGNYGPALDLVAPTIVYTTDIAGVDGYVDGDYFDHFGGTSAACPHVSGVAALVLAADSNLTAAQVQDILQRSADKIDRYAFDENGWNEHVGYGRVNAYKAVQLAFNENGDGPLISHTMLQPTSSVDPPIVSAIITDADGLASGENQPALFYRTIFQGDTSTWQKVIDEDGPTGNQYDFTIPAQSWGNLVEYYITATDNAAQPRQNTYPFKGDLLTLPPKFLKFYIGDFATQTYASSDVPVNINDDNIFFTSTLNIPDDRPIVDLNMTLTVSGFINDLALALESPAGIASGPASHNGDGQSEYQNTKLDDEAATPLYQGASPYTGTFKPDNALFVFDGLNAKGVWTLKAFDDTYYNNNSTIESWDLEVTYLKPINPPVVSDIPDQTIEEGQSFTSFDLDDYVTDADNTDDEITWTYSGNQDLIVSIDPVTHVCTISVPNEEWSGSETITFTATDPSLLSDSDSATFTVTPVNDPPVVSDIPDQTIDEGQSFTQIHLDDYVSDADNADSEMSWTYSGNKELIVSIDANRVATVSTPDSNWNGSETITFTATDPGGLSDSDPATFTVNPVNDPPVVSDIPDQTIDEGQSFTSFDLDDYVSDVDNSDAEINWSYSGNVQLTVSIDPATHVCTVSVPDSEWNGSETITFTATDPGGLSDSDPATFTVNPVNDPPVVSDIPDQTIDEGQSFTQINLDDYVSDADNADSEISWTYSGNKELIVSIDANRVATVSTPDSNWNGSETITFTATDPGGLSDSDTARFTVNPVNDAPKITSTPDTIAIQDQLYQYQVTAEDPDSNETLTYSLLTAPAFLSIDAQTGLISGTPTNSDVGLHPVSVQVKDSQNATDQQDYNLTVKNQNDPPVVSDIPDQTIDEGQSFTQIHLDDYVSDADNADSEMSWTYSGNKELIVSIDANRVATVSTPDSNWNGAETITFTATDPGGLSDSDTARFTVNSVNDAPRITSTPDTIAIQDQLYQYQVTAEDPDSSETLIYSLLTAPAFLSIDAQTGLISGTPTNSDVGVHPVSVQVKDSQNATDQQDYNLTVKNQNDPPVVSDIPDQTIDEGQSFTQIHLDDYVSDADNADSEMSWTYSGNKELIVSIDANRVATVSTPDSNWNGAETITFTATDPGGLSDSDTARFTVNPVNDAPKITSTPDTIAIQDQLYHYQVTAEDPDSNETLTYSLLTAPAFLSIDAQSGLISGTPTNSDVGVHPVSVQVKDSQNATDQQDYNLTVKNQNDPPVVSDIPDQTIDEGQSFTKINLDDYVSDADNADSEMSWTYSGNKELIVSIDANRVATVSTPDSNWNGAETITFTATDPGGLSDSDTARFTVNPVNDAPRIVDALPDLFLSEDDSLFVPFSFWHPFVEDADTPDSLLQFALTQGAQVKSKVLNDGHRLFADADWFGIDSLFLKVSDGVNLDSGRVMVHVAAVNDPPQIVGFPDSLTFFKGDSLKLLLTPFARDVDSPLEKLSWQFSLSDSQIAWDYSAQTQTLTLWTDTFSGSAYLFARLIDDSSAFDQDTAVVAVKDTLTGLQDLARKPLDYRLFQNFPNPFNPATTISFYLKQSALVRLEFFDVRGRSILPTHEKYFSSGQQKINIVATYLPSGVYFYRLTVLQNERILFRKIKKMILLK, from the coding sequence ATGAAACGATTTACATTATTCATACTACTCATCGGCTTTGTTCTTCCCCTGAGGGCTCAAACCAGTTTTTTTTATTACCAATACCGGAATCAGCAAATTGAACTCTACCCCTTAAAAGATCAGCTTGCGGTTGAATTTAAATCTTCCATCAGCCGTCAGCAAATGAAGGCCATCCTGCAAAAGTACCTGTTCCGTTTTGAAATAGACCACCCGGTATGGGAACGAAACATGCCGCTGGTGCGACTCAATCAAATCATTGATCAACAACAATTGCTCGATCTCATCCAGCGTTTGTCGGCCGATCCACAAATCGTGCTGGCCACGCCTATTTTTCGAAGGGCAGGAAGCGCCGTACGCCAGGCGGTTAACCGAACGTTTCTGGCGCGTTTTCATCCCGACGTCACTTTAGAACAAATCCAGCGCATCAATCAAGAAAATGGCGTGGAAATCGTTAAACCCTTGCTGGAGAACACCTATCTTTTACGCACTGTGCCGGAACAAAAATGGAACGGCCTGGAGGCGGCCAATTTTTACACCGATTTACCAGAAGCGCTCTACGCCCAGCCTAATTTCATCTACCTGAACTGGGAAACCCTCAACTACGATGTGAACGACCCCCTGTGGCCGCAGCAGTGGGCACACAAGAACACCGGGCAATCGGTAGTAACGGCTACCAAAGACAACAGCCTGCCTGCTTATGTAAACGGTTACCCCGACGCCGACATCGATGCAGACCAGGCCTGGGATGTGCTGATGAATCATGGTCTGGCCGCTGGCGGCAGTCCGGATATTCTGGTTGCCATGTTAGATAGCGGCGTCGATTTAGACCACCCCGATCTGGCGGACAACCTGTTTAGCAAAGGGGTAGATTACACGCCGGATAACGGCAGCGACGCCAACGACATTCAGGGTCACGGCACCAGCACGGCGGGCATTGTGGCGGCCATTGGCGACAACGGTCTGGGCGTGTCCGGCATTGCTTTCCGCTCTAAAATCTTGCCCTTAAAAGTGTTTACCGTTTACGGCAGCGCCGACGATGCGGGCTACGCCGAGGCCATGGATTACGCCTGGCAACATGGCGCCGACGTCATTAGCAATAGCTGGAGTGGCTCTTCGCCCAGCCAGGCTCTGGAAGACGCCATTCAGCGGGCTAAAACACAGGGCCGCAACGGTAAGGGCTGCGTGGTGGTCTTTTCCAGCGGCAATGGCGGCAGCGGCAACGTCAGCTACCCGGCTTACCTTGACAACGTTATTGCCGTTGGCGCTTCTAACATGTTCGATGAGAAAAAGAATCCCGGCAGTCAGGATTATCAACGTAGTTGGGGTGGCAATTACGGCCCGGCGCTCGATCTGGTGGCGCCGACCATTGTTTACACCACGGATATTGCCGGCGTTGATGGCTATGTGGATGGCGATTATTTTGATCACTTTGGCGGCACTTCCGCAGCCTGCCCACACGTTTCCGGCGTGGCCGCTCTGGTGTTGGCGGCAGACAGCAATTTGACGGCCGCTCAGGTGCAGGACATTTTACAGCGTTCGGCGGACAAAATCGACCGCTACGCCTTTGATGAAAACGGCTGGAACGAGCATGTGGGCTACGGACGGGTCAATGCTTACAAGGCGGTTCAACTGGCCTTTAATGAAAATGGCGACGGGCCGCTTATTTCGCACACCATGCTTCAGCCGACCTCCAGCGTGGACCCGCCAATCGTTTCGGCCATCATTACCGATGCCGACGGTCTGGCCAGCGGCGAAAATCAACCGGCCCTGTTTTACCGCACCATTTTTCAGGGCGACACCAGCACCTGGCAAAAAGTCATTGATGAAGACGGTCCCACCGGCAACCAGTACGATTTTACCATTCCAGCCCAGAGCTGGGGTAATCTGGTCGAATATTACATCACAGCAACGGACAACGCAGCCCAGCCCCGACAAAACACCTACCCGTTTAAAGGCGATTTGCTCACTCTGCCGCCCAAATTTCTAAAATTTTACATAGGAGATTTCGCCACTCAGACCTACGCCAGCAGCGACGTACCGGTAAACATCAATGACGACAACATCTTTTTTACCTCCACGCTGAACATTCCGGACGACCGCCCAATCGTTGATTTGAACATGACGCTAACCGTTTCGGGTTTCATTAACGATCTGGCGCTGGCCCTGGAATCGCCAGCGGGAATCGCCAGCGGGCCGGCCAGCCACAACGGCGACGGCCAATCGGAATACCAGAACACCAAATTAGACGACGAGGCCGCAACCCCTCTTTACCAGGGCGCCAGTCCCTACACTGGAACCTTTAAACCGGACAACGCCCTGTTCGTCTTCGACGGCTTAAACGCCAAAGGCGTCTGGACGCTCAAAGCCTTTGACGACACCTACTACAACAACAACTCGACCATCGAAAGCTGGGATTTGGAAGTCACCTATTTAAAACCGATCAATCCGCCCGTGGTTTCGGACATCCCTGATCAAACCATTGAAGAAGGGCAGAGCTTTACCTCTTTTGATCTGGACGATTACGTGACAGACGCCGACAACACAGACGACGAAATCACCTGGACTTACAGCGGCAATCAGGATTTAATTGTGTCCATCGATCCGGTTACACACGTTTGTACGATTTCTGTGCCCAATGAAGAATGGAGCGGCTCGGAAACCATTACCTTCACGGCCACCGACCCTTCTTTACTTTCCGATTCCGATTCGGCCACGTTTACGGTAACTCCGGTGAACGACCCGCCGGTTGTCTCGGACATTCCCGACCAAACCATCGACGAAGGTCAGAGCTTTACGCAAATCCATCTGGACGATTACGTTTCGGATGCGGACAATGCCGACAGCGAAATGAGCTGGACGTACTCTGGCAACAAGGAACTCATCGTGTCCATTGACGCCAATCGCGTGGCTACCGTCAGTACGCCGGACAGCAACTGGAACGGCAGCGAAACCATCACCTTTACGGCCACCGATCCCGGCGGCCTTTCCGACAGCGACCCGGCTACCTTCACGGTTAATCCGGTCAACGATCCACCCGTAGTTTCAGACATTCCCGATCAGACCATTGATGAAGGACAAAGTTTTACTTCGTTTGATCTGGACGATTATGTGAGCGATGTAGATAATAGCGATGCGGAAATAAACTGGTCGTACAGCGGAAACGTACAATTAACGGTTTCAATTGATCCCGCAACGCACGTCTGCACGGTTAGCGTGCCCGATTCCGAATGGAATGGCTCGGAAACCATAACCTTTACCGCTACCGATCCGGGTGGCCTTTCCGACAGCGACCCGGCTACCTTCACGGTTAACCCTGTAAACGACCCACCGGTGGTTTCGGACATTCCGGATCAGACCATCGACGAAGGTCAGAGCTTTACGCAAATCAATCTGGACGATTACGTTTCAGATGCGGACAATGCCGATAGCGAAATAAGCTGGACGTACTCTGGCAACAAGGAACTCATCGTGTCCATTGACGCCAATCGCGTGGCCACCGTCAGTACGCCGGATTCCAACTGGAACGGCAGCGAAACCATCACCTTTACGGCTACCGATCCCGGCGGACTGAGCGACTCGGACACGGCCCGTTTTACGGTCAATCCGGTGAACGACGCGCCCAAAATCACTTCCACGCCGGACACCATCGCCATTCAGGATCAGCTCTACCAGTACCAGGTAACGGCCGAAGACCCGGATTCCAACGAAACCTTGACCTACAGTCTGCTCACCGCGCCGGCCTTTTTGAGCATTGACGCCCAGACGGGGCTGATCAGCGGCACGCCGACCAACAGCGACGTTGGCCTTCATCCGGTTTCCGTACAGGTGAAGGACAGCCAGAACGCCACGGATCAGCAGGATTACAACTTAACGGTCAAAAATCAAAATGACCCGCCGGTGGTTTCGGACATTCCGGATCAAACCATCGACGAAGGTCAGAGTTTTACGCAAATCCATCTGGACGATTACGTTTCGGATGCGGACAATGCCGACAGCGAAATGAGCTGGACGTACTCTGGCAACAAGGAACTCATCGTGTCCATTGACGCCAATCGCGTGGCTACCGTCAGTACGCCGGATTCCAACTGGAACGGCGCGGAAACCATCACCTTCACGGCCACCGATCCCGGCGGATTGAGCGACTCGGACACGGCCCGTTTTACGGTCAATTCGGTGAACGACGCGCCCCGAATCACTTCCACGCCGGACACCATTGCCATTCAGGATCAGCTTTACCAGTACCAGGTAACGGCCGAAGACCCGGATTCCAGCGAAACGTTGATCTACAGCCTGCTCACCGCGCCGGCCTTTTTGAGCATCGACGCCCAGACGGGGCTGATCAGCGGCACGCCGACCAACAGCGACGTTGGCGTTCATCCGGTTTCGGTGCAGGTGAAGGACAGCCAGAACGCCACGGATCAGCAGGATTACAACTTAACGGTCAAAAATCAAAATGATCCGCCGGTGGTTTCGGACATTCCGGATCAAACCATCGACGAAGGTCAGAGTTTTACGCAAATCCATCTGGACGATTACGTTTCGGATGCGGACAATGCCGACAGCGAAATGAGCTGGACGTACTCTGGCAACAAGGAACTCATCGTGTCCATTGACGCCAATCGCGTGGCTACCGTCAGTACGCCGGATTCCAACTGGAACGGCGCGGAAACCATCACCTTCACGGCCACCGATCCCGGCGGATTGAGCGACTCGGACACGGCCCGTTTTACGGTCAATCCGGTGAACGACGCACCCAAAATCACTTCAACGCCGGACACCATCGCCATTCAGGATCAGCTTTACCATTACCAGGTAACGGCCGAAGACCCGGATTCCAACGAAACGTTGACCTACAGCCTGCTCACCGCGCCGGCCTTTTTGAGCATTGACGCCCAGAGTGGTCTGATCAGCGGCACGCCGACCAACAGCGACGTTGGCGTTCATCCGGTTTCCGTACAGGTGAAGGACAGCCAGAACGCCACGGATCAGCAGGATTACAATTTAACGGTCAAAAATCAAAACGACCCACCGGTGGTTTCGGACATTCCGGATCAAACCATCGACGAAGGTCAGAGCTTTACGAAAATCAATCTGGACGATTACGTTTCGGATGCGGACAATGCCGACAGCGAAATGAGCTGGACGTACTCTGGCAACAAGGAACTCATCGTGTCCATTGACGCCAATCGCGTGGCTACCGTCAGTACGCCGGATTCCAACTGGAACGGCGCGGAAACCATCACCTTCACGGCCACCGATCCCGGCGGATTGAGCGACTCGGACACGGCCCGTTTTACGGTCAATCCGGTCAACGACGCGCCGCGCATTGTGGACGCGCTGCCCGACCTTTTTCTGTCAGAAGATGACAGCCTTTTTGTGCCATTTTCCTTCTGGCATCCATTTGTGGAAGATGCGGACACGCCGGACAGTCTGCTGCAATTTGCGCTTACCCAGGGAGCGCAGGTCAAAAGTAAAGTGCTGAACGACGGGCACCGCCTTTTTGCCGATGCGGACTGGTTCGGCATCGATTCGCTCTTCTTAAAGGTCAGCGATGGAGTTAATCTCGATTCCGGCAGGGTTATGGTTCATGTGGCGGCGGTTAACGATCCACCGCAAATTGTGGGTTTCCCGGACAGTCTTACCTTTTTTAAAGGCGATTCATTAAAACTCCTGCTGACGCCTTTTGCCCGCGACGTCGATTCACCGCTCGAGAAGCTAAGCTGGCAGTTCAGCCTTTCCGATTCGCAAATTGCCTGGGACTATTCAGCGCAAACGCAAACCCTTACGCTGTGGACAGACACTTTTTCCGGATCTGCCTATTTGTTTGCCAGGCTCATCGATGACAGCAGCGCTTTTGATCAGGATACGGCCGTGGTGGCGGTGAAAGACACGTTGACCGGCCTGCAAGATCTGGCGCGCAAGCCATTGGATTACCGCCTATTTCAAAATTTCCCCAACCCGTTTAATCCTGCAACAACGATTTCATTCTACTTGAAGCAGAGCGCGCTTGTTCGACTTGAGTTTTTTGATGTGCGCGGTCGAAGCATTTTGCCAACACACGAAAAATATTTTAGCTCCGGTCAACAAAAAATTAATATTGTAGCCACCTATTTGCCATCGGGTGTGTATTTTTATCGTCTAACGGTTTTGCAAAATGAGCGCATTCTTTTTCGAAAAATAAAGAAGATGATTTTGCTGAAATAA
- the cdd gene encoding cytidine deaminase, whose protein sequence is MEKLIKAAREARKFARARYSNFQVGAALLTRDGQIITGSNVESSSYGLTICAERVALTKALSEGIDQFEAIAIVAKDGSFTPPCGACRQLLYDYAPDIEIILSNGKDTQKYKLKELLPHAFDESNLGEK, encoded by the coding sequence ATGGAAAAATTAATCAAAGCTGCCCGGGAGGCGCGTAAATTTGCCCGGGCGCGCTACTCAAATTTTCAGGTCGGCGCCGCCCTGCTCACCAGAGACGGTCAAATCATTACCGGATCTAATGTGGAAAGCAGTTCTTACGGGTTAACCATTTGTGCCGAACGCGTTGCCTTAACCAAAGCGCTTTCCGAAGGCATTGATCAGTTTGAAGCCATCGCCATTGTGGCTAAGGACGGCTCATTTACTCCGCCTTGCGGCGCATGCAGGCAGTTGCTCTACGATTACGCTCCGGATATTGAGATCATTTTAAGCAACGGCAAAGATACCCAAAAATATAAATTAAAAGAACTTTTACCCCACGCATTTGACGAATCAAATCTTGGAGAGAAATGA
- the udk gene encoding uridine kinase, whose amino-acid sequence MKRGILIGIAGASGSGKTLVANTIIERLGSDKVVLIQEDSYYKDLSDIPLDARAGRNFDHPDAFDHDLLAEHLTKLLQGKTVAHPIYDYKTHSRLKETRTVGPHTIVILEGILVLNEPKLRNLMDIRVFIDTALDICFIRRLQRDIEERGRSVESVITQYENTVRPMYFQFIEPSKRYADIIIPRGGKNLVAIDILTTKIRSLLLQQEKINLEA is encoded by the coding sequence ATGAAGCGAGGTATTCTGATCGGAATTGCCGGAGCGTCCGGCTCCGGGAAAACGCTGGTGGCCAACACCATTATCGAACGGCTGGGCTCCGATAAGGTTGTTTTAATTCAGGAAGATTCTTACTACAAAGACCTGTCAGACATTCCGCTGGATGCGCGGGCAGGGCGCAATTTTGACCATCCGGATGCGTTTGATCACGATCTGCTGGCCGAGCATTTAACCAAATTACTGCAGGGTAAAACCGTCGCCCATCCCATTTATGATTATAAAACGCACAGTCGTTTAAAAGAAACGCGTACGGTCGGCCCGCACACCATTGTCATTTTAGAGGGCATTCTGGTTTTGAATGAGCCCAAATTACGCAACCTGATGGACATCCGTGTGTTTATTGACACCGCCCTGGATATCTGCTTTATTCGCAGGCTGCAGCGGGATATCGAAGAACGCGGACGGAGTGTGGAATCTGTTATTACCCAGTATGAAAACACCGTGCGCCCCATGTATTTTCAATTCATAGAACCATCCAAGCGTTACGCCGATATTATTATTCCGCGCGGTGGAAAGAATCTGGTAGCCATTGATATTTTAACCACTAAAATCCGTTCTCTGTTGTTACAGCAGGAAAAAATTAATCTGGAGGCCTGA
- a CDS encoding thymidine kinase has product MMHVVHRHTGWIEVICGSMFSGKTEELIRRLKRAMIARQKVAIFKPKVDTRYSTTEIVSHDKQKIKSIVVESPQEILEKALEAQVVGIDEAQFFDDSLVNICQKLANMGKRVIIAGLDQDYLGKPFEPIPQLLAVAEYITKTHAICVVCGNPANHTYRKTKQKDKVIVGASNIYEARCRNCFHAPEEDEEEEK; this is encoded by the coding sequence ATGATGCATGTGGTACACCGGCACACGGGCTGGATCGAAGTTATTTGCGGCAGCATGTTCAGCGGCAAAACCGAAGAGTTAATACGCCGCTTAAAACGAGCGATGATTGCCAGGCAAAAAGTGGCTATTTTCAAACCGAAGGTAGATACGCGCTACAGCACAACCGAAATCGTATCGCACGACAAACAAAAAATCAAATCGATTGTGGTGGAAAGTCCGCAGGAAATTCTGGAAAAAGCATTGGAGGCCCAGGTGGTTGGCATCGACGAAGCGCAGTTTTTTGACGATTCTCTGGTCAACATCTGCCAAAAACTGGCTAACATGGGCAAACGCGTAATTATTGCCGGTCTGGATCAGGATTACCTGGGCAAACCCTTTGAGCCCATCCCGCAACTGCTGGCCGTTGCCGAATACATTACCAAAACGCACGCCATTTGCGTTGTTTGTGGCAATCCGGCCAATCACACCTATCGTAAGACCAAACAAAAAGATAAAGTCATTGTAGGCGCTTCGAATATTTACGAAGCGCGCTGCCGTAACTGTTTTCACGCTCCGGAAGAAGATGAAGAAGAGGAGAAATAA
- a CDS encoding NupC/NupG family nucleoside CNT transporter: protein MLSTIYDILFGFFGLASLIGIAFLFSADRKHIIWKQVILGILLQIVFAMFVLLTPWGASVFNWIGHFFVKIISFTNEGSRFVFGVLADHSTFEQAFPAELTAKGVGFIFAFQVLPTIIFFSSLMSVLYYLGVMQKIVQAMAWVMAKTLNVSGAESISVAANVFIGQTEAPLVVRPYVDPMTKSELLTLMIGGMATIAGGVLAAYVGVLGGSDPAQQLFYAKHLLSASIMAAPATIVISKILMPEREESVTMGNVKVPIERTSVNVIEAAATGAADGLKLALNVAGMLLAFIALIAMVNWILKGVFTDMLGLTVQGGQPVSLELVLGYLLSPIAWIIGVPWQDAINVGSLIGEKVVLNEFIAYLHLSKLIPQQVLSEKAIIISTYALCGFANFSSIAIQIGGIGGIAPRRVSDLAKFGMKAVLGGTLATFMTATIAGVLISL from the coding sequence ATGTTATCAACCATTTATGATATTCTATTTGGTTTTTTCGGATTAGCTTCTTTAATCGGTATCGCCTTTTTGTTTTCTGCAGACCGTAAACACATCATCTGGAAACAGGTGATTTTGGGCATTTTATTGCAGATTGTTTTCGCCATGTTCGTTCTCTTGACGCCCTGGGGCGCCTCGGTTTTTAACTGGATTGGCCACTTTTTTGTAAAGATCATTTCCTTTACCAACGAAGGCTCGCGTTTTGTGTTTGGCGTACTGGCCGATCATAGCACGTTTGAACAGGCTTTTCCCGCGGAGCTCACCGCAAAAGGGGTCGGTTTTATATTTGCTTTTCAGGTTTTGCCAACCATCATTTTCTTTTCTTCGCTGATGTCCGTTCTTTACTATCTGGGCGTTATGCAAAAAATTGTGCAGGCCATGGCCTGGGTGATGGCTAAAACGTTAAATGTGAGCGGCGCCGAATCTATTTCTGTTGCGGCCAATGTTTTTATCGGTCAAACCGAAGCGCCGCTGGTGGTTCGCCCGTATGTGGACCCCATGACCAAATCCGAACTATTGACGCTAATGATCGGCGGTATGGCCACCATCGCCGGCGGCGTACTGGCCGCTTATGTGGGCGTGTTGGGCGGAAGCGATCCCGCGCAACAGTTATTTTACGCCAAGCATCTGCTTTCGGCCAGCATCATGGCCGCGCCGGCGACCATCGTCATTTCCAAAATTCTGATGCCCGAACGCGAAGAGTCGGTGACCATGGGCAATGTAAAAGTTCCCATTGAACGCACCTCGGTCAACGTCATCGAAGCGGCCGCCACCGGCGCGGCAGACGGTCTGAAATTGGCGTTGAATGTGGCCGGCATGCTGCTGGCTTTTATCGCTTTAATTGCCATGGTTAACTGGATTCTGAAGGGCGTTTTTACCGATATGTTGGGCCTGACCGTGCAGGGCGGACAGCCTGTTTCGCTGGAGCTGGTATTGGGTTATCTGCTCAGCCCCATTGCCTGGATTATCGGAGTGCCCTGGCAGGATGCCATTAACGTCGGTTCGTTAATCGGCGAAAAAGTGGTGTTAAATGAATTCATCGCCTATTTGCATCTTTCCAAATTGATTCCTCAGCAGGTGCTTAGCGAAAAAGCGATTATTATCTCCACCTACGCCCTGTGCGGCTTTGCCAACTTTTCTTCGATTGCCATTCAGATTGGCGGCATTGGCGGCATTGCCCCGCGGCGTGTGAGCGACCTGGCCAAATTTGGCATGAAGGCCGTGCTGGGCGGTACCCTGGCAACATTTATGACGGCAACCATCGCCGGCGTGTTAATTTCTTTGTGA
- the sppA gene encoding signal peptide peptidase SppA encodes MKTFFQVFLAVFLSLVIIIFGGLFLFSAAFDSSPDIPGHAFLEFQLSGDLPDYAAPDPMEEALGKTTLDMKKFRENLEKAAVDKRVHAVVIRPELFNGGFAQIQEMYALIKKFKAISDKKVYAFLGSDFSFTRDYYLACATDSIFMPADASLFLTGVRSEVTFYKDFFKKIGVEAQFLQIAEYKNAPEVYTRNTMSPYHRQVLNEVIDQYFSDVVQTISESRDIPAEKVEYLINRVSGFSGKEALEYGLVDDLAYYSDLKTLLKKRQKRIKKLSATTYSRVSISSLKIRNKSRVAVINCVGTIYSGSESDNPWLGKLLGAKTIIDNIQRAAKSKSIKAIILRIDSPGGSLLPSAAIWRAIMEAKKKKPVIATISDLGASGGYFIAMAADTIVANPNSLVGSIGIFAGKFNFTGTYDKLGLNVEAVQKGENADLFSIVSPWSKQELAIIQKIIKQSYRDFVQKVARARKMSFDEAEKLARGRVWTGEQAFSLGLIDTVGTFYTALKIAKQRAGIPEAESVRLVYYPKQKSFLNEILSNIETLAGLKEQNLLKGLQNAERIFTQWQNKPLALLPFRIEFK; translated from the coding sequence ATGAAAACGTTTTTTCAGGTTTTTTTAGCGGTATTTTTAAGTCTTGTAATCATTATTTTTGGCGGACTTTTTTTGTTCAGCGCGGCGTTTGATTCCTCGCCGGATATCCCGGGGCACGCCTTCCTGGAATTCCAGCTGTCGGGCGATTTACCCGATTATGCGGCTCCGGATCCGATGGAAGAAGCGCTGGGTAAAACCACGCTCGACATGAAGAAGTTTCGCGAAAACCTGGAAAAGGCGGCCGTCGATAAACGCGTTCATGCCGTGGTCATCCGCCCCGAACTTTTTAACGGCGGCTTTGCGCAGATTCAGGAAATGTACGCGCTGATTAAAAAATTTAAGGCCATAAGCGACAAAAAGGTTTACGCCTTTCTGGGAAGCGACTTCTCCTTTACGCGCGATTACTACCTGGCCTGCGCCACCGATTCGATTTTCATGCCTGCGGACGCCAGCCTTTTTTTAACGGGCGTGCGCAGCGAAGTAACCTTTTATAAAGACTTTTTTAAAAAGATTGGCGTTGAAGCGCAGTTTTTGCAAATCGCCGAGTACAAAAACGCCCCCGAAGTTTACACACGCAACACAATGTCGCCCTATCATCGCCAGGTTTTAAACGAGGTGATCGATCAGTATTTCAGCGATGTTGTTCAGACCATTAGTGAAAGCAGAGATATTCCCGCAGAAAAGGTGGAATACTTGATCAACAGGGTAAGCGGATTTTCGGGCAAAGAAGCGCTGGAATATGGGCTGGTAGATGATCTGGCCTATTACAGCGACCTGAAAACACTTTTGAAAAAAAGGCAAAAACGAATTAAAAAGCTTTCGGCTACCACCTATTCCCGTGTGTCGATCAGTTCATTAAAGATTCGCAACAAAAGCCGGGTGGCGGTGATTAACTGTGTGGGCACCATTTACAGCGGTTCGGAGAGCGACAATCCGTGGTTGGGCAAATTGTTAGGCGCAAAAACCATTATCGACAATATCCAGCGCGCGGCAAAATCAAAATCCATTAAAGCCATCATCTTACGTATCGATAGCCCCGGCGGGTCCTTACTACCTTCGGCGGCCATCTGGCGGGCCATTATGGAGGCAAAAAAGAAAAAACCGGTTATCGCTACCATTTCCGATTTAGGAGCGTCGGGCGGGTATTTCATTGCCATGGCTGCCGACACCATTGTCGCCAATCCCAACAGCCTGGTTGGCTCCATCGGAATTTTTGCCGGAAAATTCAACTTTACCGGCACATACGATAAGCTGGGCTTGAATGTGGAAGCCGTGCAAAAAGGCGAAAACGCCGATCTCTTTTCCATTGTTAGCCCGTGGAGCAAACAGGAGCTGGCCATCATTCAAAAAATTATTAAACAATCCTATCGCGATTTCGTACAAAAAGTAGCCCGGGCCAGAAAGATGTCTTTTGACGAGGCCGAAAAACTGGCGCGCGGGCGAGTGTGGACCGGCGAACAGGCTTTTTCTCTCGGTTTGATCGACACCGTAGGGACCTTTTACACCGCCCTGAAAATTGCCAAACAAAGAGCCGGCATACCGGAAGCGGAGTCGGTACGCCTGGTTTATTACCCGAAGCAAAAATCGTTTTTGAATGAAATTTTAAGCAACATTGAAACACTGGCAGGTTTAAAGGAACAAAATTTGCTCAAAGGCTTGCAGAACGCCGAACGCATCTTTACGCAATGGCAAAACAAGCCGCTGGCGTTGTTACCTTTTAGAATTGAGTTTAAATAG